Genomic segment of Exiguobacterium acetylicum:
TTCAACACAGCTTCTTGCAAGAACATCAATATTGCTGCTGTTTCGAGAAATAGCTTGTACTAAAAGACTACAAATTTCAGAACAATCTCTGTCTAGACGTATACACTCTGCCATCGAAGAAACATGATGTTCACTCAAACACGCATCAAAGCATTCATTACAAGTCACTATACAGTTGTGTAGGGCACCTAAGATTTCTTGTTGTCCAGTATTCATTCTAAAATACCTCCATTTTCCGTCTTTTTTGACTTACACAAAGCCTATTTCCTTAGTTTGTGAAAAAAAGATGAAAACATTCACCTATTTTTTAGTCCACTTTCAACTGACCCATCATTCCGTTCTCTTCATGTTCAAGGATATGGCAATGGTACATGAATACCCCTTTTTCCTTGAAAGTCATCTGAATCTTAACTCGTTCATCTGGTTTTATAGCGATAGTGTCTTTTAGACCTGCTTCTTGATTATCCAGTTTCTGTCCGTTTCGCTCTAATACTTTGAATTGGACTCCGTGAATGTGGAAGGGATGAGTCATTCCACCCATCATGTCTTTTTTATTATAGACCTCCCAAATTTCGGTTTCTCCTTGTTTCGCTTTAATATCGATTCTCTTCTCATCAAACTTTTTCCCATTGATTTCAACATTTTTGCCCATCCCGAAAAGAGTTAACTTTTGATTCACTGTAGACAAGGTCTTTAGCGGCTTTTCATATCCACTTTTCGGTGCCAATGCACTTAGGTTCGTCCCTTGTTTATCCTTCAGCTTGAAGTTAACGACCCTTACTCCATTCGTCTCAAATGAAACAGTCTCACCAATTTTTCTTTTTGAAAAGTCTACCAATACCTCTATACGTTCGCCTGGACTTAATTCAATTTTCTTTACGTTTTTCGGTTTTGAGGTGTAACCACCATCATCAGCAATTTTTTTAAAGGATGAACCGTCAGATAGCTTCACTACGTAGTTACGTGCATTGGAGCCATTTATCAATCTGACTCTAAGTTGCGAATATTTTACGTTGAAATATGGATTAATCGTACCGTTTACGAGGAGGGTATCGCCTAAAGCCCCATCTGTTTTTTCTACATCAGCATATCCAAGGACATTCCTGTTTTTAACTTTTCGATCTTGAAGAATTAATGGAATATCATTTTCACCATATTTTTGAGGTAGCATCGTCTCTTTAGTTTTTTCATCTTTTACGTACAACAATCCTGCTAACCCCTTATATACTTGTTCAGCAGTTTTCCCCATTGGATGTGGATGAAACCACAATGTCGATTCATCTTGCTTCACTTTAAACTTTACTACCTTCGTTTCACCAGCTTTCACGACTTGATGTGGTCCGCCATCTACGGATGATGGTACAACAAGACCGTGCCAATGGAATGTAGTCGCTTCTGATAAGCGATTCACCGTACGGATTGTTACCATTTTTCCTTTTTTCAATTCCACTACAGGACCTAAATAATTTCCGTTATATCCTAGAGTTTCAGTTTTTTTACTATCTCGGAAGAACTGTGTCTCCCCTTGTTTAGCGACAATCGTGTATTGAATGGAATTCTTGGTTTCACGATCGGATTTTAGCATCTTAGGGATGTTCAATCGTCGCTCTTTTTCTTCAGTTGATTTTAAATCGACACTCGCGCCATGTCCCATACCTTCCATCATAGTCTGATTTGTAGTAGTGTTCCCTCCATTCATCATAGATTCCATATGCTGTTTGTTATTTGGCATAGTACCTCGGGTAAAAAGTAAATACGAACCGCCCACTAT
This window contains:
- a CDS encoding four-helix bundle copper-binding protein; protein product: MNTGQQEILGALHNCIVTCNECFDACLSEHHVSSMAECIRLDRDCSEICSLLVQAISRNSSNIDVLARSCVEICERCADECSKHDHDHCKKCAEACNECAKVCRKLIA
- a CDS encoding multicopper oxidase family protein; amino-acid sequence: MKKRWLIATIGIFTLMMIVGGSYLLFTRGTMPNNKQHMESMMNGGNTTTNQTMMEGMGHGASVDLKSTEEKERRLNIPKMLKSDRETKNSIQYTIVAKQGETQFFRDSKKTETLGYNGNYLGPVVELKKGKMVTIRTVNRLSEATTFHWHGLVVPSSVDGGPHQVVKAGETKVVKFKVKQDESTLWFHPHPMGKTAEQVYKGLAGLLYVKDEKTKETMLPQKYGENDIPLILQDRKVKNRNVLGYADVEKTDGALGDTLLVNGTINPYFNVKYSQLRVRLINGSNARNYVVKLSDGSSFKKIADDGGYTSKPKNVKKIELSPGERIEVLVDFSKRKIGETVSFETNGVRVVNFKLKDKQGTNLSALAPKSGYEKPLKTLSTVNQKLTLFGMGKNVEINGKKFDEKRIDIKAKQGETEIWEVYNKKDMMGGMTHPFHIHGVQFKVLERNGQKLDNQEAGLKDTIAIKPDERVKIQMTFKEKGVFMYHCHILEHEENGMMGQLKVD